The window CCATCCTGACCATCCTCCGCGACACCTACCCCGACGTAGAATGCGCCCTGGTCCATGCCTCGCCCTGGCAGCTTCTGGTGGCCACCATCCTCTCCGCGCAATGCACCGACGTCCGTGTGAATATGGTCACGCCAAAGCTTTTCCAGACCTACCCCACCCCGCAAGCGATGGCCGACGCTCCCATCGAATCCATCGAAGAACTCATCCGCACCACAGGCTTCTACCACAACAAAGCCAAGTCCATTCAGGGAGCAGGTCGCGTCATCCATGAGCAGTTCGGCGACAAAGTGCCTCAGACCATGGCCGAACTCCTCACCGTCCCCGGCGCCGCCCGTAAAACCGCCAATGTCGTCCTCGGCGTAGCCTACGGCAAAGCCGAAGGCGTCGTCGTCGACACCCACGTCTTCCGCCTCGCCCGCCGCCTCGGCCTCACCCGCAGCGAAACCCCGCAAAAAGTCGAACAGGACCTGATGAAAGTAATCCCCCGCGACCGCTGGATTCAGCTCTCCCACGAACTCATCCACCATGGCCGCCAGATCTGCGAAGCCCGCAAACCCAAGTGTGCCGCCTGCCCACTCGAAACCCTCTGCCACGCCCCCGACAAAACCTGGAGTTCCTAGCCAAGCAATCGCCCACAGGTGGCGATCCACCGCAAATCCACCCGATCGGCAGAACTTCCAGCGCCAACGGCGCGCCGTTATCCCAGCCCAGACCAACGGCCTGGGTGCGGGGTCCAGATGAGAAAACCGAGGGCTGAAGGCCCGAACCATTCCTCAGGATGAATCCACCATGCCCCAGCAATCCGCAACAGAACAGGATCTGGCCTTCCTAAGACAAGCCATCGAACTCGCCCACGCAGCCAGAGCCCACGGCGCTCACCCCTTCGGCGCACTGATCGTAGACTCCAACGGTCAGATCCTAGTCACCGCCCGCAACAACGCCGTCCCGCCCAAAGGCGACCCCACGCAGCACGCCGAACGCCTCGCCTGCTCCCTCGTCGGACGCCAGTTCACCGCAGCTCAGCTCTCCCGCTGCACTCTCTACACCAGCACCGAGCCCTGCGCCATGTGTGCCGGAGCCATCTACTGGACCGGCATCGGCCGCGTAGTCTACGCCTTGTCCCAAAAGGGTCTGGAACGCTACACCGGCAGCCATGAGGAAAACCCACCCCTCAAGCTGCCCTGCCGCGAAGTCTTCGCCCGAGGCCAAAAGCCGATCCAAGTCACCGGTCCGCTCCTCGAAGAAGAAGCAGGCGAAGCCCACGAAGGCTTCTGGACCAAATAGGTAACAGCGCCGCAGGCGCAATTCCCTATTCCATAGTCCCGAGTCCGAGCGTCACTAGCTCAACCGCCGCAATCAACCCCGGAATATCCGAAGGTCGAGCCTCTCCCGCCGGCTCCCATCCGTGCTCTCGAAGTGTCGCCGAAGTCACCGGCCCAATCGAAACAGCGGCCACGCCTGCAAACGGGAACGCAATCCCAGCCTCTCGCGCCACCTCCGCCAGATTCCGCACACTCGAAGAACTCGTAAACGTCGCCACATCCACGCCCGCCTTCAGCGCCCCAACCAGCAACTCGCCCGCGCCCTCCGGCAAAGCCGTCTGGTAAGCGTCTACCACCGTCATCAACGCCCCAACCGCAGTCAGCGCATCCGGAATCACATCCCGCGCCACCTTCGCCCGAGCCAGCAGCACCCGCTTGCCCAGCACGGAACTCCCCAGCGCCGCCACCAGCCCCTCGGAGTGGTAGCTGTCCGGCACCACCGTCACCCGAAAGCCCACCTTACGCGCAGCTTCCGCCGTGGCGCTGCCCACCGCAGCCACCCGAAGTGCCCTGATTTCCGCGAAATCAATATCCAGCAGCCTGCATCGAGCCGCAACAGTCTCGACCGTGTTCACGCTGGTCAGGATCAACCAGTCAAATACCTGGGAAAGCTTGCCGGGTTCGAGCCTGCGCAGCGCCGCGTCCAGAGGATCATACGAATCCGGCGGCCGTATCTCCAGCACCGGAACCTCAACAGGCTCAGCTCCCAGCACCTTCAACCCATCGCTCAGCTTTCCAGCCTGCTGCAACGCCCTCGTTACTAGAACCCGCCGCCCAGCAAGCGGTAACGCATCTGCCGAATGAATCTCATTCAATGTGTCCCAATTCCTTGAAACAGTTCGCCTGCGCCTTGGTGCAACAGGTCCGTCGCAACCGCGCGGCCCAACTTTTCTGCATCGCCGCCCATCGCCGAACTCCGCACCACGCGGCTCCCATCCGGATCGGCCACCACCCCAAGCATCTCATAGCCGCCGCTGGAAAACGGCCGGCAGTGCACCCCAATCGGCACCTGGCACCCGCCGCCCAAAGCAGCCAGCGCAATCCGCTCCGCCGTAACCGCAAACCGCGTCGCCGGATCGTCCAGAAACGCCACAACCTCCGTCATGCGCGGGTCATTCGCGCGAATCTCAATCCCCAGCGCGCCCTGTCCAGCGGACGGACAAACCACCTCCGGCTCCAGACGCTCCCGAATCCACTCGGTCTTTTCCAGCCGGTCCAACCCTGCCGCCGCCAGCAAAATCGCAGCCGCCTGTCCCTCGCCAAGCTTCCGCAACCGCGTATCCACATTGCCGCGAAACTCAACATACTCAAGATCGGGTCGCAAATAACGCAGCTGCGCCCGCCGCCGCAAGCTGCTCGTCCCAACCCTTGCGCCAGAAGGCAAATCCCGAAACCTGGCAAAATCTTTTGAAACAACGACATCCCGGGGATCAACCCGGACCGGCGTAGCCCCCAGCACAAACTGCTTCGGCAGCTCCGTCGGCAGATCCTTCAGGCTGTGCACCGCGAGATCGATTCGCCCAGCGGCAAGCGCCTCCTCGATCTCAAGCGTAAACATCCCCTTCGAACCAACCTCGGCAAACGTAACCTCCTGCAAGCGGTCACCGGTCGTCTTGATAATCTCGATTTCGACCGCATGCCCCTGCCCGCGCAGCAGAGCAGCTATGTGGTTCGCCTGCCAGAGCGCCAGTTGCGACCCCCGCGATCCAATCCGAACCATCCCGGCCCGCATCACAACCCGACCTTTTCAATTACCGGCTCATCCTGATCGGCAGCAGGCGCACGCTCCTCGACTCGATCATTTGCCGGACGCGCAGCACCAATCACAGCCCCAACCGAAGCCTCTTCGGCACCGGCAACTCCCGTCTCTGTCCCCAGCGAATACGTCTCCCGAATCGTCTCAATCCGCGCCACATCCCCCTCGCGCGCAGCCTGCTTCAGCGCCTGCATGGGAGGATGCAGAAACTTGTTCACCAGCCCCCGGCTCAGCGCCTCAACCGCCGCAAACTGCTCCGCCGTCAATCCGCCCAGCCGCGCCTGCACCCGCTTCAACTCGGCCAGCCGCAACTCTTCCGCTTTCTGCTGCAACCCAACAATCGCCGGAGCCACATTCACCGCCTTCAGCTTCAGATGGTATCGCTCGACCTCCGCCGCAATCATCGCCTCGGCATCCGCGGCCTCGCGAGTCCGCTCCGCCAGGTGCGCCGCGGCCACCGACTGCAAATCGTCAATATCGTAAAGAAAAATGCCTTCCAGCCGGTTCATCTCCGGATCAACATCGCGCGGCACCGCAATATCGATAAAGAACATCGGCCGATTCTTCCGCTTATGCAGAAAAGCCTGCCCATCCTCTTTCCGGAAGATCGGCTCCGCAGCACCCGTAGAGGTAATCACAATATCCGCCGAACTTGCCGCCTCCCGCATCTGTTCCCACGGAACCACCTGCGGCGCAACCGCCCCTGAAAACCGGCCCGCCATCTGCACCGCACGCTCCGGTGTTCGATTGCTCACAAACATCTTCCCTGCCCCATGCCGGATCAAGTGCCGCGCCGCCAGTTCGCTCATCTTGCCCGCGCCCACCAGAAAGACCTTCTTGCCCCCCAGCGATCCAAAGATCTTCTGCGCCAGATCCACCGCAACCGAAGCAATCGATACCGTGGTGCTGCCAATCTCCGTCTCCGACCGCACCTTTTTCGCCGCCGCAAACGCCGATTGCAGTAGCGGCTCAAGCTGCGCCGCAACCGTTCCCGCCTCGCGTGCCACCGTGTACGCTTCCTTCACCTGTCCCAGAATCTGCGGCTCGCCCACCACCATCGAATCCAGGCTCGCAGCCACGCGAAACAGATGCCGAATCGCCTCCCGGTCCCGGTAGACATACAAATGCGGCTTCAGCAGAGCCGGATCTACGCCCAAATGCCGGTGCAGAAACCCTGCTATATCCACATCCGAAGACTCAGCCGCTGTCAAAATCTCAACCCGGTTGCAAGTCGAAAGAATCATCGCCTCCGACACGCCCGAAACTCCCATCAGGGAAGTTGCCGAGGCGGCCAGCGACTCGCGGGGAATCGCCACGCGCTCACGTAGCTCAATCGGCGCCGTCTTGTGATTGATGCCCAGCAGTATGAGA is drawn from Acidicapsa acidisoli and contains these coding sequences:
- the nth gene encoding endonuclease III — encoded protein: MPTEHGTINPMPPTPAKKKPAKSPAKKSPSKKRSAAAELPKRKPARRDLDPERIESILTILRDTYPDVECALVHASPWQLLVATILSAQCTDVRVNMVTPKLFQTYPTPQAMADAPIESIEELIRTTGFYHNKAKSIQGAGRVIHEQFGDKVPQTMAELLTVPGAARKTANVVLGVAYGKAEGVVVDTHVFRLARRLGLTRSETPQKVEQDLMKVIPRDRWIQLSHELIHHGRQICEARKPKCAACPLETLCHAPDKTWSS
- a CDS encoding nucleoside deaminase yields the protein MPQQSATEQDLAFLRQAIELAHAARAHGAHPFGALIVDSNGQILVTARNNAVPPKGDPTQHAERLACSLVGRQFTAAQLSRCTLYTSTEPCAMCAGAIYWTGIGRVVYALSQKGLERYTGSHEENPPLKLPCREVFARGQKPIQVTGPLLEEEAGEAHEGFWTK
- a CDS encoding uroporphyrinogen-III synthase — protein: MNEIHSADALPLAGRRVLVTRALQQAGKLSDGLKVLGAEPVEVPVLEIRPPDSYDPLDAALRRLEPGKLSQVFDWLILTSVNTVETVAARCRLLDIDFAEIRALRVAAVGSATAEAARKVGFRVTVVPDSYHSEGLVAALGSSVLGKRVLLARAKVARDVIPDALTAVGALMTVVDAYQTALPEGAGELLVGALKAGVDVATFTSSSSVRNLAEVAREAGIAFPFAGVAAVSIGPVTSATLREHGWEPAGEARPSDIPGLIAAVELVTLGLGTME
- the hemC gene encoding hydroxymethylbilane synthase, which encodes MVRIGSRGSQLALWQANHIAALLRGQGHAVEIEIIKTTGDRLQEVTFAEVGSKGMFTLEIEEALAAGRIDLAVHSLKDLPTELPKQFVLGATPVRVDPRDVVVSKDFARFRDLPSGARVGTSSLRRRAQLRYLRPDLEYVEFRGNVDTRLRKLGEGQAAAILLAAAGLDRLEKTEWIRERLEPEVVCPSAGQGALGIEIRANDPRMTEVVAFLDDPATRFAVTAERIALAALGGGCQVPIGVHCRPFSSGGYEMLGVVADPDGSRVVRSSAMGGDAEKLGRAVATDLLHQGAGELFQGIGTH
- the hemA gene encoding glutamyl-tRNA reductase, with product MSLILLGINHKTAPIELRERVAIPRESLAASATSLMGVSGVSEAMILSTCNRVEILTAAESSDVDIAGFLHRHLGVDPALLKPHLYVYRDREAIRHLFRVAASLDSMVVGEPQILGQVKEAYTVAREAGTVAAQLEPLLQSAFAAAKKVRSETEIGSTTVSIASVAVDLAQKIFGSLGGKKVFLVGAGKMSELAARHLIRHGAGKMFVSNRTPERAVQMAGRFSGAVAPQVVPWEQMREAASSADIVITSTGAAEPIFRKEDGQAFLHKRKNRPMFFIDIAVPRDVDPEMNRLEGIFLYDIDDLQSVAAAHLAERTREAADAEAMIAAEVERYHLKLKAVNVAPAIVGLQQKAEELRLAELKRVQARLGGLTAEQFAAVEALSRGLVNKFLHPPMQALKQAAREGDVARIETIRETYSLGTETGVAGAEEASVGAVIGAARPANDRVEERAPAADQDEPVIEKVGL